A single region of the Candidatus Sungiibacteriota bacterium genome encodes:
- a CDS encoding winged helix-turn-helix transcriptional regulator produces the protein MTTKEVKVTDLSRRLALFSDPVRLRLFLFLFSSGEKDLCVSDIAAYLKSSLSNTSHQLRKLELAGFARPVRHGRMICYQSIKTDTNKLLYTYLTRLMRRGL, from the coding sequence ATGACAACAAAAGAAGTTAAAGTAACCGATTTGTCAAGAAGACTGGCTCTTTTTAGCGATCCGGTCAGGTTACGGCTTTTCTTGTTCTTGTTTTCCTCTGGCGAGAAGGATCTTTGCGTCTCGGATATTGCGGCCTACCTTAAGAGTTCGCTTTCCAATACCTCGCACCAGCTAAGAAAACTGGAACTGGCCGGTTTTGCAAGACCAGTGCGCCATGGCCGTATGATATGCTATCAGTCCATCAAGACGGATACCAATAAATTATTATATACTTATCTTACACGTTTAATGAGGCGCGGATTGTAG
- a CDS encoding glutaredoxin family protein, which yields MAQVKIYTTPTCVYCKMTKEFFKQNNIQYEEKNVATDAVARDEMIQKSGQMGVPVVEIDGKIIIGFDQPHLKEALGI from the coding sequence ATGGCCCAAGTAAAAATATACACAACTCCCACTTGCGTTTATTGCAAGATGACCAAGGAGTTTTTTAAGCAAAACAATATACAGTATGAGGAGAAAAACGTAGCTACTGACGCTGTGGCTCGCGATGAGATGATTCAAAAATCCGGCCAGATGGGAGTGCCGGTGGTTGAAATTGATGGAAAAATTATCATTGGTTTTGACCAGCCGCATCTTAAAGAGGCCCTTGGTATTTAA
- a CDS encoding DUF3179 domain-containing protein, producing MNKVTFIAIFLAALLVGFLGYQLFFRPQVKLPKGEPREEKIMIEEGKEQNILVTDGVKHSIPLNEIISGGPPKDGIPSVDNPKFMAVSEANGWLKDAEPGLAFSRGNTHRFYPYQILVWHEIVNDSIEGERILVTYCPLCLSGFVFDPVVKGERVEFGTSGKLWKSNLVMYDRKTDSLWSQILGEAIVGEMTGIKLKLLESDLLRYGDWKKKFPQGQVMSRDTGATRFYGSSPYGDYFSPVDFAIGLTGSRDARLSPEAFIFGIVINEKAKAYLVDAVKSKGEVEDDFQGVKIILRHDKELDVVRMFKKTPDGREERINPFSAFWFSWSAVHPATDLYK from the coding sequence ATGAACAAGGTCACGTTTATTGCTATATTTTTGGCCGCATTGTTGGTGGGATTTTTAGGATATCAATTATTTTTTAGACCACAGGTTAAATTACCCAAAGGGGAGCCGCGTGAAGAAAAAATTATGATCGAAGAAGGCAAGGAACAAAACATTTTAGTTACCGACGGAGTTAAGCATTCTATTCCGCTAAACGAAATTATTTCTGGCGGCCCGCCCAAAGACGGCATCCCTTCCGTTGATAACCCCAAGTTTATGGCCGTTTCAGAAGCCAATGGCTGGCTTAAAGATGCAGAACCCGGTCTTGCTTTTTCGCGCGGTAACACGCACCGGTTCTATCCGTATCAAATTTTGGTGTGGCATGAGATTGTTAACGATTCAATCGAAGGTGAACGTATTTTGGTGACATACTGCCCCCTTTGTCTAAGCGGATTTGTCTTTGACCCGGTAGTGAAGGGCGAGCGGGTTGAGTTTGGAACTTCGGGCAAACTCTGGAAATCTAACCTCGTTATGTACGACAGGAAAACCGATTCGCTTTGGTCGCAAATTTTGGGCGAAGCAATTGTGGGCGAGATGACCGGCATCAAGCTAAAACTGCTTGAGTCCGATTTACTGCGCTATGGGGATTGGAAAAAGAAATTTCCCCAAGGACAGGTGATGTCGCGCGATACCGGCGCCACAAGATTTTACGGGTCCAGTCCTTATGGCGACTATTTTTCCCCGGTTGATTTTGCTATCGGCCTTACCGGTTCCCGCGATGCCCGTCTCTCACCCGAAGCATTTATCTTTGGGATTGTGATAAATGAAAAAGCAAAGGCCTATCTGGTTGATGCCGTTAAAAGTAAAGGCGAGGTTGAGGACGATTTTCAGGGGGTAAAAATTATTTTACGCCACGATAAAGAGTTAGACGTGGTACGAATGTTTAAAAAAACACCAGACGGCCGGGAAGAGCGTATAAATCCTTTCAGCGCTTTCTGGTTTTCCTGGTCAGCCGTCCACCCGGCGACTGACTTATATAAATAA
- a CDS encoding TlpA family protein disulfide reductase, translating to MSTKNIIFLVVVILAAAGLAGLFLVQRGVINPPSPQTNKAAPEFSFNDYNGKEVKLSDFRGKPILVNAWAAWCPFCREELSDFAKVKEEFGGKFEVIAIDRAEPLEVAKRYSDQLGVTEKFVFLLDPADSFYQSIGGFSMPETIFVDKDGKTVFHKRGPMKQEEIRRRIQENFNL from the coding sequence ATGAGCACTAAAAACATTATTTTTCTGGTAGTTGTTATTTTGGCGGCTGCGGGACTCGCGGGTTTATTTCTGGTACAGCGGGGCGTAATCAATCCGCCCTCTCCGCAAACCAATAAGGCCGCCCCTGAATTTAGTTTTAACGATTACAACGGAAAGGAAGTAAAGCTTTCCGATTTTCGCGGAAAGCCGATATTGGTAAATGCTTGGGCCGCTTGGTGCCCGTTTTGTCGCGAGGAGCTGTCTGATTTTGCCAAAGTTAAAGAAGAGTTTGGCGGTAAATTTGAAGTTATTGCTATTGACCGCGCCGAACCGCTTGAGGTTGCCAAACGCTACTCGGACCAGCTCGGAGTTACGGAAAAGTTCGTTTTTCTTCTTGATCCGGCGGACTCCTTTTATCAGTCCATAGGCGGTTTTTCTATGCCCGAGACGATTTTTGTGGATAAAGACGGCAAAACTGTTTTTCACAAGCGGGGTCCTATGAAGCAAGAAGAAATACGACGCAGAATACAGGAAAATTTTAATTTATAG
- a CDS encoding redoxin domain-containing protein translates to MAKRYGQSVSNKTLIIGAVIIFAGLMIFVGFYNRNSPAASGGGVRGSQSSPGSYQAAASGGVTSKNLAPDFTLSKLDGGTISLAEFRGKKPVVVDFWASWCPNCRRDMSNLNRFYENYKDRLEVIAVNLQESEGTVRNFIESRGFSFPVALDPYGGAGQAFGIRYTNTHFLIDKNGKIVREIPGDIREADFLSLLQ, encoded by the coding sequence ATGGCAAAAAGATACGGACAATCGGTGAGCAATAAGACCTTGATTATAGGAGCGGTGATCATTTTCGCCGGACTTATGATTTTTGTTGGTTTTTATAACAGGAATTCCCCTGCGGCTTCCGGAGGAGGCGTTCGTGGCAGTCAAAGTTCGCCCGGAAGTTATCAGGCGGCCGCGAGCGGCGGTGTTACATCAAAAAATCTTGCCCCCGATTTCACTTTATCAAAACTTGACGGGGGAACGATAAGTCTTGCCGAATTTCGCGGGAAAAAGCCGGTAGTTGTTGATTTTTGGGCTTCGTGGTGCCCCAATTGCCGCCGCGATATGTCAAATCTCAACCGCTTTTATGAAAACTATAAAGACCGGCTGGAGGTTATCGCCGTAAATTTGCAGGAGTCTGAAGGAACGGTAAGGAATTTTATTGAGTCGCGCGGGTTTTCCTTTCCCGTAGCGCTTGACCCCTACGGCGGAGCTGGTCAGGCCTTTGGCATCCGCTACACCAATACCCACTTTCTTATTGATAAAAACGGGAAAATAGTTCGCGAAATACCGGGCGACATACGCGAAGCGGACTTTTTGTCGCTCCTGCAGTAA
- the merA gene encoding mercury(II) reductase, whose amino-acid sequence MNKFDYQFIIIGGGAAGFAAAIKADSLKIKTLMISGGKVPLGGTCINVGCMPSKRLLTAAEAYWNAKNSKFDGVKSAAPELSFEEVIKSKDALINKLQSKAYAGTLKFLVYVTLKEGDPEGVAPRPYGAGAKFIDEHTIEVNGEKITGEKFLISTGSSTFIPPISGLINVDYLTNIEALSLKELPKSMVILGGGPLGLEFSQIYNRFGTKVTVLQSADRIADREEPELSNFLQKKLEEEGITIHTSAQTKSVSRHDGLIEVQADVRGKEVIIKAEKILVATGVRANTQPLNLESIGVGIGKKGGVVTNEFLQTDLPHVFAAGDVVDQYGDEINPKLETTAGREGFVAASNLLENKGLKMDFRSTPHAIFTDPPLVSVGLTDAQVVKQSGLTCSCRTLSLELVPKAHILEAADGLIKMAIDAKTEEVVGIHMAGARAEEVISMASFIIKNRMKLDDIIENTFIFPTMAESIKWVAQSFRKDVSKLSCCTE is encoded by the coding sequence ATGAACAAGTTTGATTACCAATTCATTATCATCGGAGGCGGCGCGGCTGGTTTTGCGGCAGCCATTAAGGCAGATTCTCTGAAGATTAAAACTTTAATGATATCGGGCGGCAAAGTGCCCTTGGGCGGCACCTGTATTAATGTCGGCTGTATGCCGTCAAAACGATTGCTTACCGCCGCAGAAGCCTATTGGAATGCCAAAAACAGCAAATTTGATGGAGTAAAAAGCGCCGCGCCGGAATTAAGTTTTGAAGAAGTCATAAAGTCAAAAGACGCTCTTATCAACAAACTTCAGAGCAAGGCATATGCCGGCACTCTCAAATTTTTGGTTTATGTCACTCTCAAAGAGGGAGACCCCGAAGGAGTCGCTCCGCGACCCTACGGGGCAGGCGCGAAATTTATTGATGAACACACAATCGAAGTAAATGGCGAGAAAATAACCGGAGAAAAGTTCCTTATCTCAACTGGTTCTTCCACATTCATCCCGCCGATTTCTGGATTAATTAATGTAGATTATTTAACCAACATAGAAGCCTTGAGCTTAAAAGAATTGCCTAAATCAATGGTTATTTTAGGCGGCGGTCCTTTGGGGCTTGAATTCTCCCAGATTTACAATCGTTTCGGCACAAAAGTGACCGTTTTGCAGTCAGCGGACAGAATCGCTGATCGCGAAGAGCCGGAGTTATCAAACTTTCTGCAAAAGAAATTAGAAGAGGAGGGAATTACAATTCACACTTCCGCCCAAACAAAAAGCGTTAGTCGGCATGACGGTCTTATCGAGGTTCAAGCAGATGTGCGCGGTAAAGAAGTAATAATCAAGGCGGAAAAAATATTGGTAGCAACCGGAGTAAGAGCTAATACCCAACCTTTGAACCTCGAAAGCATCGGCGTCGGCATCGGTAAAAAAGGAGGAGTAGTAACCAACGAATTTTTGCAGACAGACCTTCCCCACGTATTCGCGGCCGGTGATGTTGTAGATCAGTATGGGGACGAAATTAATCCCAAATTAGAGACAACTGCCGGAAGAGAGGGTTTTGTTGCCGCGTCCAACCTTCTTGAAAATAAGGGTCTCAAAATGGATTTTCGCTCAACTCCGCATGCTATTTTCACTGACCCGCCGCTCGTCAGCGTCGGCCTTACCGATGCCCAAGTCGTCAAGCAAAGCGGGCTTACCTGCAGCTGCCGCACCCTGAGCCTGGAGCTTGTTCCAAAAGCGCACATTTTGGAAGCGGCAGACGGCTTAATTAAAATGGCAATAGACGCCAAAACAGAGGAAGTTGTCGGTATTCACATGGCGGGAGCAAGAGCGGAAGAAGTTATTTCAATGGCAAGTTTTATCATCAAAAACAGAATGAAGCTGGACGATATTATTGAGAATACTTTTATTTTCCCGACTATGGCCGAATCAATTAAATGGGTCGCCCAATCCTTCAGGAAAGATGTCAGCAAGCTTTCCTGCTGTACGGAATAA
- a CDS encoding redoxin domain-containing protein, which translates to MKNNNITQSEDAPTSNGVKAPEFITENEQWLNSEPPKIADLKGKVVLIKFWTFMCSWCQQDLPGIMEIEKKYKDKGLVVIGIHSPETTFERDVEALKKQMKVLKVDFPVLTDNARQNWKAYKVENWPAYYLIDREGNIAFSILGPGVEDQLENKIKNLI; encoded by the coding sequence ATGAAAAACAACAACATAACACAAAGTGAGGACGCTCCGACTTCTAACGGGGTGAAAGCCCCGGAATTTATAACCGAAAATGAACAATGGCTCAATTCAGAGCCGCCGAAGATCGCTGATTTAAAAGGCAAGGTGGTTTTAATTAAATTTTGGACTTTTATGTGCTCTTGGTGCCAGCAGGATTTGCCGGGCATTATGGAGATTGAAAAGAAATACAAAGACAAGGGGTTGGTGGTAATCGGCATCCATTCCCCGGAAACAACTTTTGAGCGCGACGTAGAAGCATTAAAGAAACAAATGAAAGTTTTGAAAGTGGACTTTCCGGTTCTTACCGATAACGCAAGACAAAATTGGAAAGCATACAAAGTAGAAAACTGGCCGGCGTATTATTTAATTGACCGTGAAGGAAACATTGCTTTTAGCATTCTTGGTCCGGGAGTCGAGGACCAATTAGAAAATAAAATTAAAAATTTAATATAA
- a CDS encoding SIS domain-containing protein: MPKINILQIGKEVLKNEADAIQTVGKNLDSSFIKTIELLYHAKGKIVLAGIGKSGIVARKIAATLSSTGTFSLFVHPVEALHGDFGMVQKDDVIIVISHSGETPEVVNFINILKSHGNKIIAITANKTSTIAKLSDIILLTHVKEEACKICTTFNLAPTTSALAELALGDAMSSALQEMKGFKREHFMKFHPGGTLGKSKIFKK; the protein is encoded by the coding sequence ATGCCCAAAATCAATATTTTACAAATTGGAAAAGAGGTTCTAAAAAACGAAGCAGACGCAATCCAAACCGTTGGAAAAAATCTTGACTCGTCTTTTATTAAAACAATTGAATTGTTGTACCACGCGAAAGGAAAAATCGTTCTTGCGGGAATCGGTAAATCCGGAATAGTGGCGCGGAAAATTGCCGCGACGCTTTCCAGCACCGGCACTTTCAGTCTATTTGTCCATCCGGTGGAAGCACTGCATGGAGATTTTGGTATGGTCCAGAAGGATGACGTCATTATAGTTATCTCTCACAGCGGGGAGACGCCGGAGGTAGTAAATTTTATAAATATTCTAAAGAGTCACGGAAATAAAATTATCGCTATTACCGCGAATAAAACATCAACCATAGCTAAGCTCTCCGATATAATTCTTTTAACCCATGTAAAAGAAGAGGCTTGTAAAATTTGTACCACTTTTAACTTAGCCCCAACGACAAGCGCGTTGGCGGAGTTGGCCTTGGGTGATGCAATGTCAAGCGCGCTTCAGGAGATGAAAGGGTTTAAACGAGAACATTTTATGAAATTTCACCCCGGAGGTACGCTTGGAAAATCAAAGATATTTAAAAAATAG
- a CDS encoding bifunctional phosphoglucose/phosphomannose isomerase codes for MMYETIKNLYSQFEFEPVVENQDRLKKFDKFIVVGMGGSHLAADLIKTWRPSTAMITHEDYGLPGMAENVFQNALVILSSYSGNTEEVLASYEMAGERGFARAAISIGGKLLKRAKEDGVPYVQIPDTGIQPRSALGFMFKGLLKLMGEEEAVREVGELHKSFHPEEYEEKGKKLAEKIKGYVPLIYASTKNEGIAKNWRVRFHETAKIPSYYDVFPELNHNEMTSFDVVDSTRLLAEKFHFIFLKDLEDQPQTLKRMEITEKLYRERGLPVEIVELGGQSELHKIFGAISLADWTAYYLAKHYGTDPEEVPMVEEFKGLVQK; via the coding sequence ATGATGTATGAGACAATAAAAAATTTATATTCCCAGTTTGAGTTTGAGCCGGTGGTTGAAAACCAAGACCGGTTGAAGAAGTTTGATAAATTTATTGTAGTTGGTATGGGCGGCTCGCACTTGGCGGCGGATTTGATTAAAACTTGGAGGCCGTCTACGGCAATGATAACCCATGAAGATTACGGCTTGCCGGGTATGGCAGAAAACGTTTTTCAAAACGCTTTGGTTATTCTTAGTTCTTATTCCGGCAATACGGAAGAGGTGCTGGCGTCTTACGAGATGGCTGGTGAAAGAGGATTTGCGCGCGCCGCGATTTCCATAGGCGGCAAGCTGCTTAAGCGAGCAAAAGAAGACGGAGTGCCGTATGTGCAGATTCCCGATACCGGGATTCAGCCGCGTTCTGCTCTCGGCTTTATGTTTAAGGGTCTGCTGAAGTTAATGGGTGAAGAAGAAGCGGTGCGGGAAGTAGGGGAACTTCATAAATCGTTTCATCCCGAAGAGTACGAGGAAAAAGGGAAGAAACTGGCTGAGAAAATTAAAGGGTATGTTCCTTTGATTTACGCATCTACTAAAAATGAAGGTATTGCCAAAAATTGGCGAGTACGATTTCATGAGACCGCAAAAATACCTTCCTACTATGATGTGTTCCCGGAACTTAACCATAACGAGATGACCAGTTTTGATGTGGTTGATTCAACGCGCCTCTTGGCTGAAAAATTTCATTTTATATTTCTCAAGGATTTAGAGGATCAGCCGCAGACTTTAAAACGTATGGAAATTACGGAAAAATTGTACCGCGAGCGCGGTTTGCCGGTAGAAATTGTTGAGCTTGGCGGTCAAAGCGAGCTTCACAAAATTTTCGGGGCGATTTCGCTGGCCGACTGGACTGCATATTATCTTGCCAAACATTACGGCACTGACCCCGAAGAGGTTCCGATGGTGGAGGAATTCAAGGGCTTGGTCCAAAAATGA
- a CDS encoding DUF2703 domain-containing protein: protein MKIQILHNKSCNFWLIAKKELEEILKEKGISVPIEEVLISNDEEAVQYHFAGSPQIMINGKDIDPMAEKITNFHESGCRFYLWKDKAYEYPPREMVEEAIKTSQHT from the coding sequence ATGAAAATACAAATCCTACATAATAAATCATGTAATTTTTGGTTGATTGCCAAAAAAGAACTCGAAGAAATCCTCAAAGAAAAAGGAATTAGCGTTCCGATTGAAGAGGTTTTAATATCTAATGATGAAGAAGCGGTCCAGTATCACTTTGCCGGCTCGCCGCAGATTATGATTAACGGAAAAGATATTGATCCTATGGCCGAGAAAATTACCAATTTTCACGAATCCGGCTGTCGTTTTTATCTTTGGAAAGATAAAGCGTACGAATATCCTCCGCGGGAGATGGTGGAGGAAGCAATAAAAACATCCCAACATACTTGA
- a CDS encoding dual specificity protein phosphatase family protein produces MSNKNQISKEKLRYSKITPYIYIGTNMLQYSHFERLKKLGISVDIDLEAGHIEKIPMRGLDTFLWLPTKDGHAPTHNQMAAGVAFLDQMVKHKKKVYVHCKNGHGRAPTLVIAYLAARGMMSKAAYEFVKKRRPVVHLNKEQMSAVEKFARLYKNHDSK; encoded by the coding sequence ATGTCCAATAAAAATCAGATCTCCAAAGAAAAACTTCGTTATTCCAAAATTACGCCCTATATTTATATTGGGACGAATATGCTGCAGTATTCCCATTTTGAGCGTCTGAAAAAACTTGGTATTTCGGTGGATATTGACTTGGAGGCGGGACATATAGAAAAAATCCCCATGCGGGGTTTGGATACATTTTTATGGCTTCCCACCAAAGACGGTCATGCGCCAACGCATAATCAAATGGCCGCAGGTGTTGCCTTTTTAGACCAGATGGTAAAACACAAGAAAAAGGTATATGTTCACTGCAAAAACGGCCATGGACGCGCGCCAACATTGGTGATTGCTTATCTTGCGGCACGGGGTATGATGTCAAAGGCCGCGTACGAATTTGTCAAAAAAAGACGGCCCGTGGTACATTTGAATAAAGAACAAATGTCTGCAGTTGAGAAATTTGCGCGTTTATACAAAAATCACGATTCAAAATGA
- a CDS encoding DUF3105 domain-containing protein, whose amino-acid sequence MNGSSQEQFSRADLKRVRVDEALKRKNKRRLLWTILVLAVLIVLVGGGILLSRSRSKNLPGVFVSDEGREHVSPGHPHTYNSNPPTSGPHFAQPAEWGIYKEELPDENLIHNLEHGGVWISYKPGISEEIRKKLEGFFEKYGRKIIVEPRSKNDLDIALVAWNRLDKFNASDFSEERVDRFIKAFRNKGPEFVP is encoded by the coding sequence ATGAACGGTTCAAGTCAAGAACAATTTTCCAGGGCCGACTTAAAAAGAGTGAGAGTGGACGAGGCATTAAAACGAAAAAATAAAAGGCGTCTCTTGTGGACGATTTTGGTTTTGGCCGTACTTATTGTTTTGGTGGGTGGCGGAATACTATTAAGCAGGTCTCGTTCTAAAAATCTTCCCGGTGTTTTTGTTTCCGATGAGGGACGCGAGCATGTTTCGCCCGGACACCCGCATACCTATAATTCCAACCCGCCAACTTCCGGGCCGCATTTTGCCCAGCCGGCTGAATGGGGCATTTATAAGGAAGAGCTTCCGGACGAGAACCTGATTCATAACCTGGAACACGGCGGAGTCTGGATTTCTTATAAACCCGGAATCTCTGAAGAAATTCGCAAAAAACTTGAGGGGTTTTTTGAGAAATACGGACGCAAAATAATTGTAGAGCCGCGTTCTAAAAATGATTTGGATATCGCGCTTGTTGCTTGGAACCGTCTGGACAAATTTAACGCCAGTGATTTTTCTGAAGAACGGGTGGATAGATTTATAAAGGCGTTTAGAAATAAGGGACCGGAATTTGTGCCTTGA
- a CDS encoding FAD-dependent oxidoreductase encodes MLYDIVVIGGGPAGTAAAVYAARKKLKTLLITESFGGQSIVSDDIQNWIGEKHISGFDLAKKLEEHVRAYPDMVDVKVPEKVLEVKTSRCINGTRVCDFSIKTEQGNVYEGKTVILAAGARRRKLGVPGEEKLNGKGVAYCSTCDAPLFSGKKVAVIGGGNAGLEAAQDLFSYASEVYLFHRGEALKGDPVEQEEIKKNPKLREIILNAETLEILGDKFVTGLKYKNLKTGEEKTLEVDGVFVEIGSVPNSEIVKDLVELDQWGQVKIDAKHASTSQPGIFAAGDITDDPYKQNNISAGDAVKAALAAYAYLQKREKQSPAAEN; translated from the coding sequence ATGCTCTACGACATTGTTGTTATAGGCGGTGGACCGGCTGGTACGGCTGCTGCGGTCTATGCCGCCCGCAAAAAATTAAAAACCCTTCTTATTACCGAGTCTTTTGGAGGGCAGTCTATAGTTTCGGACGACATTCAAAACTGGATCGGAGAAAAACATATCTCCGGTTTTGATTTGGCTAAAAAACTTGAAGAACATGTACGCGCTTATCCCGACATGGTGGACGTAAAAGTGCCGGAGAAAGTGCTGGAGGTTAAAACTTCCCGGTGTATAAACGGAACTAGGGTTTGTGATTTTTCAATAAAAACGGAACAAGGAAACGTGTACGAGGGAAAGACTGTAATTCTTGCGGCAGGCGCGCGTAGAAGGAAATTGGGTGTTCCGGGGGAGGAGAAATTAAACGGCAAAGGCGTGGCCTATTGCAGCACCTGCGATGCGCCATTATTCAGCGGCAAAAAAGTCGCAGTTATTGGCGGAGGTAACGCGGGGCTTGAAGCCGCGCAGGACCTTTTCTCTTACGCGAGTGAGGTTTATTTGTTCCACCGGGGCGAGGCCCTGAAGGGTGACCCCGTGGAACAGGAGGAAATAAAAAAGAACCCGAAACTTAGGGAGATTATTTTAAATGCTGAAACTCTTGAGATTTTAGGAGATAAATTTGTGACCGGACTTAAATATAAAAATCTTAAGACCGGCGAGGAGAAAACGCTTGAAGTGGACGGTGTGTTTGTAGAAATAGGTTCGGTGCCTAACTCCGAAATAGTAAAAGATTTGGTGGAACTTGACCAGTGGGGGCAGGTGAAAATTGATGCCAAACACGCTTCCACATCACAGCCCGGAATTTTTGCTGCCGGAGACATTACGGACGATCCTTATAAACAAAATAATATCTCGGCCGGGGACGCAGTAAAAGCGGCTTTGGCGGCGTATGCGTATTTGCAGAAAAGAGAAAAGCAATCACCGGCTGCAGAGAATTAA
- a CDS encoding Glu/Leu/Phe/Val dehydrogenase gives MSTFFENTSKIVNKAAGVAHISDDILARLQKPDKILEFEIPVKMDDGSEKKFQAWRVQHNNALGPYKGGIRYHPESNLDEVRALASLMTWKTSLMGLPYGGAKGVVKVDSRALSLRELEELSRGYVRAIWKEIGPQKDVPAPDVGTNPQIMDWMTDEYSKLVGQWSPAAFTGKSVEKGGSYGREIATGFGGYVVLREFLNLSGPKIGTSVAIQGFGNVGSNIAKLLAQNNFKIIAISDSKGGLYEEAGIDIKKVADTKERTGTIDRKTCYALEPHGEACRELTNEELLTLPVDILIPAALENQITADNAAHIKAHAILEMANGPTTPEAEAIMTERGIEIIPDILANGGGVVGSYFEWVQSLDKKYWTEKEVLDKIDEKMKEAFGAVVEMKNKYNTTWRLASYLRAITRVAEALK, from the coding sequence ATGTCAACTTTTTTTGAGAATACTTCTAAGATAGTCAACAAGGCAGCTGGTGTCGCCCATATTTCGGACGATATTTTGGCGCGTCTGCAAAAACCGGACAAGATTTTAGAATTTGAAATTCCGGTAAAGATGGATGACGGTTCCGAGAAAAAATTTCAAGCTTGGCGCGTACAGCATAATAACGCCCTTGGCCCGTACAAAGGCGGTATTCGCTATCATCCCGAGTCAAACCTTGATGAGGTGAGGGCTCTGGCTTCTTTAATGACTTGGAAAACCTCACTTATGGGTTTGCCTTATGGCGGAGCAAAGGGCGTGGTAAAAGTAGATTCACGAGCATTAAGTTTGAGGGAGCTTGAGGAGCTTTCCCGAGGATATGTCCGCGCTATTTGGAAAGAAATTGGTCCGCAAAAAGATGTTCCTGCGCCGGACGTAGGCACCAACCCGCAAATAATGGATTGGATGACTGATGAGTATTCAAAACTTGTTGGCCAGTGGAGCCCAGCCGCTTTCACTGGAAAGTCGGTTGAAAAAGGTGGCTCGTATGGACGAGAAATTGCGACAGGATTTGGGGGATATGTGGTCTTGCGTGAATTTTTAAATCTTTCAGGCCCCAAAATCGGAACAAGCGTGGCCATTCAGGGGTTTGGTAACGTCGGCTCCAATATCGCCAAACTTCTTGCGCAAAACAATTTTAAAATTATTGCCATTTCCGATTCTAAGGGTGGGCTTTATGAGGAAGCAGGCATTGATATTAAAAAAGTTGCTGATACTAAAGAACGAACCGGCACTATTGATAGAAAAACCTGCTATGCTCTGGAGCCGCATGGAGAGGCGTGTCGGGAATTAACCAATGAAGAGCTGCTTACTTTGCCTGTTGATATTTTGATTCCCGCTGCTTTGGAAAATCAAATCACGGCCGACAACGCAGCACATATAAAAGCCCACGCTATTTTAGAAATGGCCAACGGGCCAACAACTCCGGAAGCGGAGGCAATCATGACAGAACGCGGGATTGAAATTATACCCGATATTTTAGCTAACGGAGGAGGGGTTGTCGGCTCATATTTTGAATGGGTGCAGTCACTTGATAAAAAATATTGGACCGAAAAGGAGGTTTTGGATAAAATTGACGAGAAGATGAAAGAGGCGTTCGGTGCAGTTGTAGAAATGAAAAATAAATATAACACCACATGGCGTCTGGCCTCATATTTGCGAGCCATTACGCGAGTTGCGGAAGCTTTAAAATAA